Proteins found in one Candidatus Hydrogenedens sp. genomic segment:
- a CDS encoding 5-formyltetrahydrofolate cyclo-ligase: protein MRLNKEELRRRILFARKCLPTNIVTFKSEIIIRSLISLPLFRSCRKVFTYLSDNKGEVETWGLVQECFRCGKEVWVPRIVGKDLVWHLIEENKLQELNVNTWGIPEPLSQWMPIEEQASDALCIVPGIAFDRRGYRIGHGKGFFDRFLKNNKRCINIGLCYQFQIVPLCPHWNWDARMDWVITEEHIFQCASSFR from the coding sequence ATGAGATTAAATAAGGAAGAATTAAGAAGAAGGATATTGTTTGCACGTAAGTGTCTTCCTACTAATATTGTAACGTTCAAAAGTGAAATTATTATCCGCTCCTTGATTTCGTTACCTTTATTTCGTTCATGTCGGAAAGTTTTTACTTATTTGTCAGATAATAAAGGGGAGGTAGAGACATGGGGTCTGGTTCAGGAATGTTTTCGATGCGGAAAAGAAGTGTGGGTTCCAAGGATTGTTGGTAAAGATTTGGTTTGGCATTTAATAGAAGAAAATAAATTGCAAGAATTGAATGTTAATACATGGGGGATTCCTGAACCTTTGTCTCAATGGATGCCAATTGAGGAACAGGCTTCGGATGCTTTGTGTATTGTTCCAGGGATTGCTTTTGATAGACGTGGTTATCGTATTGGGCATGGGAAAGGTTTCTTTGACCGATTTTTAAAAAATAATAAGCGATGTATTAATATTGGATTATGCTACCAATTTCAGATTGTTCCATTATGCCCTCATTGGAATTGGGATGCACGGATGGATTGGGTTATAACTGAAGAACATATATTTCAGTGTGCTTCTTCCTTCCGTTAA
- a CDS encoding DUF1559 domain-containing protein, with amino-acid sequence MNKKGFTLIELLVVIAIIGILAAILLPALARAREAARRSSCQNNLKQWGLVLKMYSNEARGERFPPVQFGAYPQINGNIEVRADLCPSTFLIYPEYLNDPMIAFCPSDSDYRQTITRAKYPDRDEWCVNYYTNDTISCASAMDSSYIYLGLVMDRVSDEWPQVDITPMVNVLNTLGAGPVSGSGNAPAQLVYGLMALAKPELITAVQNKDNAGIMRVIDADITSSILEGYGNAGTNTVYRLREGIERFLITDINNPAASSKAQSTLPIMFDKIATDASNFNHIPGGSNVLYLDGHVEFIRYQPVGGTAPVTQAVAVVIGVLVSALT; translated from the coding sequence ATGAACAAAAAAGGCTTTACATTAATCGAACTCTTAGTCGTCATTGCTATCATCGGCATACTTGCAGCAATTCTTTTACCCGCATTAGCACGTGCACGCGAAGCGGCACGTCGTTCCAGTTGTCAAAATAATCTAAAACAGTGGGGATTAGTCCTAAAAATGTATAGCAACGAAGCAAGAGGTGAACGTTTTCCCCCTGTTCAATTTGGCGCCTACCCTCAAATCAATGGAAACATTGAGGTCCGTGCAGATTTATGTCCGAGCACATTTTTAATCTACCCAGAATATCTTAACGACCCCATGATTGCTTTTTGCCCATCCGACTCTGACTACCGTCAGACCATTACCCGTGCAAAATATCCCGACCGAGATGAATGGTGTGTCAATTATTACACAAACGACACCATTTCCTGTGCCTCCGCTATGGATTCAAGTTATATCTATTTAGGTTTGGTTATGGATCGCGTCAGCGACGAATGGCCACAAGTAGATATTACACCTATGGTAAACGTATTAAATACCTTGGGTGCTGGTCCTGTCTCAGGCTCAGGTAATGCCCCTGCTCAATTAGTATACGGTCTAATGGCGTTAGCAAAACCAGAACTTATCACCGCCGTACAAAACAAAGATAACGCTGGCATTATGCGTGTTATTGATGCTGATATAACAAGCAGTATTCTTGAAGGCTATGGTAATGCAGGAACAAACACCGTTTACCGCCTACGTGAAGGCATTGAACGTTTCCTTATTACAGATATCAACAATCCTGCAGCCAGTTCAAAAGCACAGAGCACCCTACCTATTATGTTCGATAAAATCGCAACTGATGCCTCTAATTTCAACCATATTCCAGGCGGTTCTAACGTCCTTTACCTGGATGGACATGTCGAATTTATCAGGTACCAACCTGTTGGTGGGACTGCTCCAGTTACACAAGCGGTTGCAGTTGTAATAGGTGTTCTCGTATCAGCATTAACATAA
- a CDS encoding FG-GAP-like repeat-containing protein: MPPLKRITTNNSYHSGQITSLYFVLLSIPLLFICFPSHSQTFSIHPRFLPVGPKPWAIAVSDLNGDGIPDIVTADRGEMRNPREEKPANDELSILLSQGILNYIKLHPSPKTDFAPYAIAIANMDSLKWHDIVVSNFLAKKNQDIQIFHNLKEEGIFTVTSIKIPDENLKYTQITDGDEQPLFTTPGLTSLLITDLNKDGLNDVITTGWTSDIVVVLTGDSKENLIISQIIPLSKGPRALAISDLDNDKYPDIAVTMYNSNEICFLKGDSDFKFHEYSRIQTRGSQPNHIVLADFNADGKTDIAVTHRKIDHPLEILYGSSETFSFPLSNVYYFNTSNPETHSELMDIITSDFNNDHWDDLALVDRKGEQLIVLINKGTATKNIFQHNTFTIEKYPLKSGRPLALASTDFNQDGYADIVVSTDANEIIFFINNKKSK, translated from the coding sequence ATGCCCCCCTTAAAAAGAATAACAACAAATAATAGTTACCATTCAGGGCAAATCACTTCCCTTTATTTTGTCCTGCTTTCTATTCCTTTATTATTTATCTGCTTTCCATCACATTCCCAAACGTTTTCAATCCATCCCCGATTCCTTCCTGTGGGACCCAAACCATGGGCAATTGCAGTCTCAGACCTTAATGGTGACGGCATCCCTGACATTGTAACAGCAGACCGAGGCGAAATGAGAAACCCAAGAGAAGAAAAACCTGCAAATGACGAATTATCTATCCTTCTTTCACAGGGAATTCTCAATTACATAAAACTTCATCCTTCCCCTAAAACAGATTTTGCACCCTATGCAATAGCCATAGCGAATATGGACTCCCTGAAATGGCACGACATCGTAGTTTCCAATTTCCTTGCCAAAAAAAATCAAGATATTCAAATCTTTCATAACTTAAAAGAAGAAGGTATATTTACTGTTACCTCTATAAAAATACCCGATGAAAACCTAAAATACACCCAGATAACTGATGGCGATGAACAGCCTTTATTCACAACCCCAGGCTTAACTTCCCTATTAATTACAGATTTGAATAAAGACGGACTTAATGATGTTATTACAACAGGATGGACAAGCGATATTGTCGTGGTACTTACAGGTGACTCAAAAGAAAATCTTATAATATCCCAAATAATACCGTTATCAAAAGGTCCCCGTGCATTAGCAATATCCGACTTAGATAACGATAAATATCCCGATATAGCAGTAACAATGTATAACTCAAACGAAATATGCTTCCTAAAAGGTGATTCCGATTTTAAATTCCACGAATACTCACGTATTCAAACACGTGGTTCCCAACCTAATCACATTGTTCTTGCAGATTTTAACGCCGACGGAAAAACAGATATTGCAGTTACACACAGAAAAATAGACCATCCCCTCGAAATCCTTTATGGCAGTAGCGAAACATTCTCTTTCCCTTTGTCCAATGTTTACTACTTCAACACTTCCAACCCCGAAACGCATTCAGAGCTGATGGATATTATAACGTCTGACTTTAATAATGACCATTGGGACGATTTAGCCCTTGTAGATAGAAAAGGAGAACAATTAATCGTATTAATAAATAAAGGGACTGCCACCAAAAATATCTTCCAACACAACACCTTCACAATTGAAAAATATCCTCTTAAATCAGGTAGACCCCTTGCTCTTGCTTCCACAGATTTCAACCAAGATGGGTATGCAGACATTGTCGTAAGCACTGATGCTAATGAAATTATATTTTTCATAAACAACAAAAAATCCAAGTAA
- a CDS encoding DUF3488 and transglutaminase-like domain-containing protein: MLLKQVNRYNMTLKLAVAIVVASSYLALTAVRSYGSIVFFIPIIPLFLNFFVERIVERFPRYSTYIQIPLWIVSISLPVLIMTIGILDTVLLLTAIIQLTLMVRKKGLKEYLYIILMSFFLLLGAGVQAPEFIVGISLLLFICFVFVLLPLVTMTYTKEDVVSNKRVLQGKIKFSSYGAYIFIVVLLNITLGWFLIVVSFLFMPRLEAGIFGRDIGNVTRSGISTTVSLKGGQSIEISYTPVMSVHIPSAGANPPIPENRLYWRITSLPTYLGVQWRRWPLEESYEMSGTVVSFISLLRSIEQQKRSAQKRLKLEQVRELSSKPVVQEIYLDQIPEDGVPVLDRVREFRTKDTGSRVLLGWDMTKDYTVTVTTNNVRRMVYTVISDLVEWDGDKLKEASSNYKELMSPRDYDLLTQHDLSPEVQARIQSVVSGKETVYEKVKAIEGWLSGAEFQYTLDIPPLPGEHPMNAFFMQIRRGHCELFASAMALAVRSLGIPARVVSGYVGGEWDSENRSYLVREGMAHLWVEVLFPEYGWVPFDPSPMPDSNYFMRNQLVRRLTRWVLQTRMFWYQRIIGFDQGYQLPSFGFKSVGFIRNIDDYINPGKKLPVPSVGSVFALLILLLLIYFIEFIWGILKRLVRIQKVTVRKVSLAKDQRDAMKLFKKMESIFKRNNWKVSHLTVEEIMEELPKKLPLLCSDVQAFLDEYNYVRFGLKPWDTERKHYWYRTIRKWKNKKFWVRKESGQ, encoded by the coding sequence ATGTTATTAAAGCAAGTAAATAGATATAACATGACATTAAAGTTAGCGGTGGCTATTGTTGTCGCTTCGTCATATTTGGCATTGACAGCAGTTCGTTCTTATGGGAGTATTGTTTTTTTCATTCCTATTATCCCTCTATTTCTTAATTTCTTTGTGGAGAGGATTGTTGAAAGATTTCCGCGTTATTCCACCTATATTCAAATACCGCTATGGATAGTTAGTATTAGTTTGCCAGTATTGATTATGACGATAGGTATTTTAGATACGGTATTGTTATTAACGGCGATTATCCAATTGACGTTGATGGTTCGGAAGAAAGGGTTAAAGGAATATTTATACATTATATTAATGAGTTTTTTCTTGTTATTAGGAGCAGGGGTTCAGGCACCTGAGTTTATTGTTGGTATTTCTCTTCTTTTATTTATATGTTTTGTATTTGTGTTGTTGCCATTGGTAACGATGACGTATACAAAGGAAGATGTTGTAAGTAATAAGCGTGTTTTACAGGGAAAAATAAAATTTTCGAGTTATGGGGCATATATATTTATAGTGGTTTTGTTGAATATTACATTGGGTTGGTTTTTAATAGTTGTGAGTTTTTTGTTTATGCCGAGATTGGAAGCAGGTATTTTTGGTCGGGATATCGGAAATGTGACAAGGTCAGGTATTTCGACTACTGTCTCATTAAAAGGTGGACAGTCTATTGAAATCTCGTATACCCCTGTTATGAGTGTTCATATTCCGTCTGCAGGTGCAAATCCGCCTATACCAGAGAATCGACTTTATTGGCGGATTACGAGTTTACCTACATATCTTGGTGTTCAATGGCGTCGTTGGCCTCTTGAAGAGTCGTATGAGATGTCTGGAACGGTAGTATCTTTTATATCGCTGTTAAGGTCTATAGAACAACAAAAGAGAAGTGCCCAGAAAAGGTTAAAATTAGAGCAGGTTCGTGAATTGTCATCAAAGCCTGTCGTTCAGGAGATATATTTGGACCAGATACCAGAAGATGGAGTTCCTGTTTTGGACCGTGTTCGTGAGTTCCGAACGAAGGATACTGGTTCACGGGTATTGTTAGGTTGGGATATGACGAAGGATTATACAGTTACTGTTACAACAAATAATGTTCGTAGAATGGTCTACACAGTGATTTCGGATTTAGTTGAATGGGATGGGGATAAATTAAAAGAGGCTTCTTCTAATTATAAAGAATTAATGTCGCCACGGGACTATGATTTACTTACACAACATGATTTATCACCGGAGGTGCAGGCACGTATTCAAAGTGTTGTTTCTGGTAAAGAGACGGTGTATGAGAAAGTCAAGGCGATTGAGGGATGGTTATCGGGAGCTGAATTTCAGTATACATTGGATATTCCACCGTTACCAGGCGAACATCCAATGAATGCTTTTTTTATGCAGATTCGGAGAGGTCATTGTGAACTGTTTGCGTCAGCAATGGCTCTTGCTGTCCGTAGTTTGGGGATACCCGCCCGAGTTGTTTCTGGTTATGTTGGAGGGGAATGGGATTCGGAAAATCGCTCTTATCTGGTTCGTGAAGGGATGGCACATTTGTGGGTAGAGGTTCTGTTTCCAGAATATGGTTGGGTTCCTTTTGATCCTTCACCCATGCCAGATAGTAATTATTTTATGCGGAATCAGTTGGTACGGCGATTAACGCGTTGGGTGCTTCAGACGCGGATGTTTTGGTATCAACGGATTATAGGTTTTGACCAGGGGTATCAACTTCCCAGTTTTGGTTTTAAGTCGGTTGGTTTTATTCGTAACATTGATGACTACATTAATCCAGGGAAAAAATTACCAGTTCCTTCTGTAGGTTCTGTGTTTGCTTTATTGATACTTCTATTGTTGATATATTTTATTGAATTTATCTGGGGAATTTTAAAACGATTGGTTAGAATTCAGAAGGTGACGGTGAGGAAGGTATCTTTGGCTAAAGACCAAAGAGATGCAATGAAATTGTTTAAGAAGATGGAATCAATATTTAAAAGAAATAATTGGAAGGTCTCACATTTGACTGTAGAGGAAATTATGGAAGAGTTGCCGAAGAAACTTCCTTTACTCTGTTCTGATGTTCAGGCATTTTTGGATGAGTATAACTATGTGCGGTTTGGGTTAAAGCCATGGGATACCGAGAGGAAACATTATTGGTACAGAACAATAAGAAAATGGAAGAATAAAAAATTTTGGGTTCGTAAAGAAAGTGGGCAATAA
- the pdxA gene encoding 4-hydroxythreonine-4-phosphate dehydrogenase PdxA — MIKKPVIGITMGDINGIGPEIIGKVLRRKELFELCFPVILGNINAYTYYNKNLPDLREPIKIYSPEEIYRHPDKIGFIELEYEQLHIHPGILDPINSTSATAWIHQAVIWALEKKLDAIVTCPITKEGLAKAGIPFDGHTTMLAEWTNTKHYRMSLFAGERRVVHHTAHMSLLNAIQSLNKNDLIKTIEIAHNALTKIHIPEIKIGIAGLNPHAGENGLFGNEELEIITPAIKECNQNGIPCYGPYPPDTIFKRMFDGEFNMVIAMYHDQGHIPMKLIAMDEGVNVTLGLPIIRTSVDHGTAFDIAGKGIAREHSLYNAIKLAIDFSTYKE; from the coding sequence ATGATAAAAAAACCTGTTATTGGTATTACGATGGGAGATATAAATGGCATTGGTCCCGAAATTATCGGCAAAGTCCTTAGAAGAAAAGAACTGTTTGAACTTTGTTTTCCCGTTATTCTCGGGAATATCAACGCATATACATACTACAACAAAAATTTACCTGATCTCAGGGAACCCATTAAAATCTATTCACCAGAAGAAATTTACCGTCATCCAGATAAAATAGGATTCATTGAACTCGAATATGAACAACTACATATACACCCAGGGATTCTCGACCCTATCAACAGTACATCTGCGACAGCATGGATTCATCAAGCAGTCATCTGGGCATTAGAAAAAAAATTGGATGCCATTGTTACATGCCCTATCACAAAAGAAGGTCTGGCAAAAGCTGGAATCCCCTTTGACGGTCATACAACCATGCTTGCAGAATGGACAAATACAAAACACTACCGTATGTCCCTATTTGCTGGGGAAAGAAGAGTAGTACATCACACAGCCCACATGTCATTATTAAATGCTATCCAAAGCCTTAATAAAAACGACCTCATAAAAACTATCGAAATCGCTCATAACGCACTCACAAAAATACATATCCCCGAAATAAAAATAGGCATCGCAGGATTAAACCCTCACGCAGGTGAAAATGGACTTTTTGGAAATGAAGAACTTGAAATTATTACCCCAGCAATAAAAGAATGTAATCAAAACGGAATCCCATGTTATGGACCTTACCCCCCTGATACGATATTTAAACGAATGTTTGACGGTGAATTTAATATGGTCATCGCCATGTATCACGACCAAGGACATATCCCTATGAAACTCATCGCTATGGATGAAGGTGTAAATGTAACATTAGGCTTACCTATAATAAGAACTTCTGTTGACCATGGCACCGCATTCGATATCGCTGGGAAAGGAATAGCCCGCGAACATAGCCTGTATAATGCAATCAAACTCGCTATTGATTTTTCCACATATAAGGAATAG
- a CDS encoding MFS transporter, translating into KHNFSSYLSFGYASIFTFAGVLGLGSSIALFNIYDFNKPSFHTLINTSSQQTLISLFREPIKNKVFLKVMIFCVIWNTIVNFANPFLPVFLMKKIGYSLLIVVCLTVINQFSNVVSFSFWRKFSLRYGYRPLLYFCVPLFFSTVFLWFLGAELRNPQLQWYVILILHILSGASVAGINLCLTNLIFLSSPQGKATAHLALNSSLNGLVAGITPILAGLVASFGKITDIPMKPTFNIFQPIVMLFNNQIEITGLDLVMIITGIIGIFSAIAIRYLIPNYLPELEVSTPKE; encoded by the coding sequence AAAACATAATTTTAGTTCTTATCTTTCTTTTGGATATGCATCTATCTTTACATTTGCAGGAGTATTAGGTCTTGGTTCTTCAATAGCACTGTTTAATATTTACGATTTTAATAAACCCTCGTTTCACACATTAATTAACACTTCATCCCAACAAACCCTAATATCCTTGTTTCGTGAACCTATAAAAAATAAAGTGTTTTTGAAGGTCATGATATTCTGCGTGATATGGAATACAATTGTTAATTTTGCAAATCCATTTCTACCTGTTTTTTTGATGAAAAAAATCGGGTACTCTTTATTAATCGTTGTATGCCTCACTGTTATTAACCAATTTTCGAACGTAGTGTCATTTTCATTTTGGAGAAAATTTTCTTTGAGGTATGGCTACCGTCCATTGCTTTATTTTTGTGTTCCTTTATTTTTCAGCACAGTATTCCTATGGTTTTTAGGTGCAGAATTACGTAACCCACAATTACAATGGTATGTGATATTAATTCTTCATATCCTCTCTGGTGCTTCCGTTGCGGGCATTAATCTTTGCCTGACCAATCTTATATTTTTAAGTTCTCCACAAGGGAAAGCCACTGCACATCTCGCATTAAATAGTTCTCTGAACGGACTTGTAGCAGGAATAACCCCTATATTGGCAGGTCTTGTCGCATCCTTCGGAAAAATAACAGACATACCAATGAAACCGACCTTCAATATATTCCAACCAATCGTAATGCTTTTCAATAATCAAATCGAAATTACAGGCTTGGACTTAGTAATGATAATCACAGGTATCATTGGTATTTTCTCTGCAATAGCCATTCGCTACCTTATCCCAAATTATCTTCCAGAATTAGAAGTATCCACTCCAAAAGAATAA
- a CDS encoding alpha/beta hydrolase, producing the protein MEGKDYDFVELSFGKTCYQVKGGGTFPVVVLVHGLSSPMCIWDKNIDEMVKAGLCVVRYDLYGRGKSSRPKLRYNADLFISQLKELIEYLSLPLPVHLVGLSMGGAIVAEFTVRYPKMVDRIGLIAPAGLIKRSVGVRVITLPVIGKIIYEIFGKEALIRGVLETIGDSVEDRKRMREVYEEQMNIAGYRDAILSTLKYGPLYEKYLIYEELGKQTRKGCLIWGKCDDVVPYILSEEILRCVPWLKLYAIEGGTHTVNYQKANEVNPILCSFFTS; encoded by the coding sequence ATGGAAGGTAAGGACTATGATTTTGTAGAACTTTCTTTTGGTAAAACTTGCTATCAGGTGAAAGGGGGAGGAACGTTCCCTGTTGTCGTTTTAGTTCATGGATTATCTTCTCCGATGTGTATTTGGGATAAGAATATTGATGAGATGGTGAAAGCAGGTTTGTGTGTGGTGCGATATGACCTTTACGGTCGAGGGAAATCGTCCCGCCCAAAGTTAAGATATAATGCAGACCTGTTTATTTCACAGTTAAAAGAACTTATTGAATATTTATCGTTACCGTTACCAGTTCATCTTGTAGGATTAAGTATGGGTGGTGCTATAGTGGCTGAATTCACAGTTCGGTATCCGAAGATGGTGGATAGAATAGGGCTAATTGCTCCAGCGGGTTTAATTAAGAGGTCGGTAGGGGTAAGAGTTATTACGTTGCCAGTTATTGGCAAAATAATATATGAAATTTTTGGTAAAGAGGCTTTGATACGAGGTGTGTTAGAGACAATTGGAGATTCGGTGGAGGATAGGAAAAGAATGAGGGAAGTGTATGAGGAACAGATGAACATCGCTGGTTATAGGGATGCTATTTTGTCAACATTAAAATATGGTCCTTTATATGAAAAATACTTGATTTATGAGGAGCTTGGAAAGCAAACGAGGAAGGGATGTCTCATTTGGGGTAAATGTGATGATGTTGTTCCGTATATACTAAGTGAAGAGATATTGCGATGTGTTCCATGGTTAAAGTTATATGCTATTGAAGGTGGTACTCATACGGTAAATTATCAGAAAGCGAATGAAGTAAACCCTATATTGTGTTCTTTTTTTACATCGTGA
- a CDS encoding methyltransferase codes for MDFSKLLEIAFNFRESRVLLTGVELDVFTLLAEEGKDLQQVCHILTSDKRATQYLLDAMVSMKLLEKAEGKYKTVPEIVPFLSRNGSECMLPMLEHYANLWQRWSQLTEIVKGKGITIKPVEQMSPNQLRAFILGMHVLAVRASKSLLKKLGPIPYKRMLDVGGATGTYSEAFIEMNPELTATIFDLPPVIEIAKERLKDSPYRGKIDFYTGDFYKDPLPKGYDFLWLSAVIHQNSREQNVDLFRKCYSALESGGVLWIRDYIMSEDRTTPKSGALFAINMLVGTEGGGTYTFEEIKNDLNQAGFDEVHFKIHGEQMDTVVEALKIV; via the coding sequence ATGGATTTTTCAAAATTGCTTGAAATTGCTTTTAACTTTCGTGAGTCTCGTGTTCTACTTACGGGAGTGGAATTGGATGTGTTTACATTGTTAGCCGAAGAGGGAAAGGATTTGCAACAGGTATGTCACATATTGACATCAGATAAACGGGCAACACAATATTTATTAGATGCGATGGTATCTATGAAATTATTGGAGAAGGCAGAAGGAAAATATAAGACTGTGCCAGAGATAGTTCCTTTTTTGAGTAGGAACGGCTCGGAATGTATGTTGCCTATGTTGGAACATTATGCAAATTTATGGCAACGCTGGTCACAGCTTACGGAGATAGTGAAAGGTAAGGGTATCACAATAAAACCAGTTGAACAAATGAGTCCTAATCAATTGAGAGCATTTATTTTGGGTATGCATGTACTTGCTGTAAGGGCATCGAAATCATTGTTGAAAAAATTAGGACCGATACCATATAAGCGAATGTTGGATGTGGGTGGTGCCACTGGCACCTATTCAGAAGCATTTATAGAGATGAATCCAGAATTGACCGCAACGATATTTGATTTGCCTCCTGTGATTGAGATTGCTAAAGAACGGTTAAAAGATTCACCGTACAGGGGAAAAATAGATTTTTATACTGGTGATTTTTATAAAGACCCACTTCCTAAGGGGTATGATTTTTTATGGTTATCTGCGGTAATACATCAAAATAGCAGGGAACAAAATGTAGATTTGTTTAGGAAATGCTATTCTGCATTGGAATCTGGTGGTGTTTTATGGATACGTGATTATATTATGTCTGAAGATAGAACAACACCGAAATCAGGAGCTTTATTTGCAATTAATATGTTGGTAGGGACAGAAGGTGGAGGTACATATACATTTGAGGAAATTAAGAATGATTTAAATCAGGCAGGGTTTGATGAAGTTCATTTCAAAATCCACGGCGAACAAATGGATACAGTAGTAGAAGCTTTGAAAATAGTGTAG